Proteins from a genomic interval of Nostoc sp. TCL240-02:
- a CDS encoding ferredoxin: MADFLPSPEEQVDNRSGLEPELGGFLRDAPERSGLEPELGGLLRQNGVYVDEITCIGCKHCAHVARNTFYIEPDYGRSRVVRQDGDAEEIIQEAIDTCPVDCIHWVDYTELKNLEEERKYQVIPVVGYPVEQAVAASERRRKKQKLKTKKSRY, translated from the coding sequence ATGGCTGATTTTCTGCCGTCGCCGGAAGAACAAGTTGACAATCGTTCCGGTTTAGAACCAGAATTAGGGGGTTTTTTAAGGGATGCCCCAGAACGTTCTGGTTTAGAACCGGAATTGGGCGGTTTGTTGCGCCAAAATGGTGTTTATGTTGATGAAATTACCTGTATTGGTTGCAAGCATTGCGCTCATGTTGCACGTAACACCTTTTATATTGAACCAGATTACGGGCGATCGCGCGTGGTTCGGCAAGATGGAGACGCTGAAGAAATTATCCAAGAAGCAATTGATACTTGCCCGGTTGATTGTATTCACTGGGTTGATTACACTGAATTGAAAAACTTAGAAGAAGAGCGCAAATATCAAGTAATTCCCGTAGTGGGTTATCCGGTAGAACAAGCCGTTGCTGCTAGCGAACGTCGGCGTAAAAAGCAAAAGTTAAAGACCAAAAAATCTCGTTATTAA
- a CDS encoding DUF2997 domain-containing protein: METLEFIIYPDGRVQEKVTGIVGASCAEVTAAIEAQLGQVLNHEPTSEYFAAKLQQSNVANTHTTYSDW, from the coding sequence ATGGAGACATTAGAGTTCATAATCTATCCAGACGGTCGGGTACAAGAGAAAGTCACTGGTATTGTGGGGGCCTCTTGCGCTGAGGTTACAGCAGCAATAGAGGCACAATTGGGGCAAGTACTTAATCATGAGCCAACCTCAGAATATTTCGCCGCGAAGTTGCAGCAATCTAATGTGGCGAATACGCACACCACTTACAGCGATTGGTAA
- a CDS encoding GspE/PulE family protein has translation MTYSSPQRRSTALTTRTEFSPFGNKLVQSGYVNTEQMRQALIESRKSGRPLTEVLESITGQQLSPELLRQYKKQQLFELKILYGVEFLDPEVNSIGNTMMGNLIETLIPVDICRRHRLVPLSKHEDQTPPSVLVAMVAPDNLEASDDLNRILRPQGLALQRMVITQEDYQQLINQYLDEMAVKQKHLEQEKFTDINQDLENLGNLDISDAPEEMEADLGAAMKGAEDAPVINLVNRILAKALHEGVSDIHIEPQEENLRIRFRKDGVLREAFDPLPKKIIPAVTARFKIISNLDIAERRLPQDGRIRRLFEGRKVDFRVNTLPSRYGEKVVLRILDNSSTQLGLDKLITDPETLHIVQDMVSRPFGLILVTGPTGSGKTTSLYSALSEKNDPGINISTVEDPIEYSLPGITQVQVIREKGLDFATALRAFLRQDPDVLLVGETRDKETAKTAIEAALTGHLVLTTLHTNDAPGAIARLGEMGIEPFMVSSSLIGVLAQRLVRRVCSECRIPYTPTTEELARYGLSASSDVGVTFYKANTLTLDAIADAKAKNQLCSKCNGVGYKGRCGVYEVMRVTETLQTLINEDAPTERIKEVAIEEGMKTLLAYSLDLVREGSTTLEEVERVTFTDTGLEAELKAKRKTGLTCRSCDATLKQEWLDCPYCMTSRF, from the coding sequence ATGACTTACTCGTCACCACAACGGCGCAGTACCGCTCTAACTACCAGAACAGAGTTTTCGCCCTTTGGCAACAAGCTAGTGCAATCTGGCTATGTCAATACCGAACAGATGAGGCAGGCACTAATTGAAAGCCGCAAATCTGGCCGACCCTTAACGGAAGTACTAGAGTCAATTACTGGGCAACAACTATCACCTGAGTTGCTCAGGCAATACAAAAAACAGCAGCTATTTGAACTTAAAATACTATACGGTGTTGAATTTCTAGATCCGGAAGTCAACTCCATTGGCAACACGATGATGGGGAACCTGATTGAAACCCTCATCCCAGTAGATATCTGCCGTCGCCATCGTTTAGTACCACTGTCGAAACACGAAGACCAAACCCCGCCCTCAGTTTTAGTGGCGATGGTCGCTCCAGATAATCTAGAGGCTTCCGATGACCTGAACCGCATCTTGCGCCCCCAAGGTTTGGCATTGCAGCGCATGGTGATTACACAGGAAGACTACCAGCAGCTAATCAACCAATATCTGGATGAAATGGCTGTTAAGCAAAAGCATCTGGAACAAGAAAAGTTTACAGATATTAATCAGGATTTAGAAAACCTTGGAAATCTCGATATTTCGGATGCTCCTGAAGAAATGGAGGCCGATCTAGGAGCAGCGATGAAGGGTGCAGAGGATGCTCCAGTCATCAACCTAGTGAACAGAATCCTGGCTAAAGCCTTGCATGAGGGCGTTTCTGACATTCATATCGAACCACAAGAAGAAAACTTACGCATTCGCTTTCGGAAGGATGGGGTACTCCGTGAAGCTTTCGATCCCCTACCGAAAAAAATCATCCCGGCGGTGACAGCCCGATTTAAAATCATCTCGAATCTAGACATTGCCGAACGCCGTTTACCCCAAGATGGACGCATCCGGCGGCTGTTTGAGGGACGTAAGGTGGATTTCCGCGTGAATACCTTGCCCAGTCGCTACGGGGAAAAGGTGGTGCTGCGGATTTTGGATAACTCTTCAACACAACTGGGATTAGATAAGTTAATTACCGATCCAGAGACTTTACATATTGTCCAGGATATGGTGAGCCGCCCCTTTGGTCTAATTTTGGTGACTGGGCCAACTGGTTCTGGGAAAACAACCTCGCTGTATTCTGCACTATCAGAAAAGAATGATCCCGGAATTAATATCAGTACTGTGGAAGACCCAATTGAGTACAGTCTTCCAGGGATTACTCAAGTACAGGTGATTCGGGAAAAAGGGCTGGATTTTGCGACTGCGTTGCGGGCTTTCTTGCGGCAAGATCCAGATGTGCTACTGGTGGGTGAAACGCGGGATAAGGAAACGGCAAAAACAGCAATTGAGGCTGCCTTGACTGGTCACTTGGTATTAACTACCTTACACACCAATGATGCCCCAGGTGCGATCGCTCGTTTGGGAGAAATGGGCATTGAGCCTTTCATGGTTTCTAGTTCTTTAATTGGCGTTCTAGCTCAACGTTTGGTGCGGCGCGTATGTTCTGAATGTCGTATTCCCTACACTCCTACAACCGAGGAACTGGCTCGGTATGGTTTATCAGCTTCTTCTGATGTGGGAGTCACCTTCTATAAAGCTAACACCTTGACATTAGATGCGATCGCAGATGCCAAAGCCAAAAATCAGCTTTGCTCAAAATGTAATGGTGTTGGCTACAAAGGTCGTTGTGGTGTTTATGAAGTCATGCGAGTCACCGAAACCCTGCAAACTCTGATCAACGAAGATGCACCCACGGAACGCATCAAGGAAGTGGCAATAGAAGAGGGTATGAAAACCTTGCTGGCTTACAGCTTGGACTTAGTGCGCGAGGGTTCCACCACTTTAGAAGAAGTAGAACGAGTGACGTTTACTGATACTGGTTTGGAAGCCGAGTTAAAAGCCAAACGCAAGACTGGCCTTACCTGCCGCAGTTGTGATGCCACATTGAAACAAGAATGGCTGGATTGTCCTTATTGTATGACATCTCGATTTTGA
- the grpE gene encoding nucleotide exchange factor GrpE has translation MMDENKQINNTSQQLGEPTEVKQAMKSDFPAQINFNESGSEVTEQVSAQTNVSGDAATFNPETGVAATENTGVETAALAELTQQIESLKTQLEERSTQYMRIAADFENYRKRTSKEKEELETQMKRNTILELLPVVDNFERARSHLKPQSDGEMTMHKSYQGVYKQLVDSLKRLGVSPMRPEGQEFDPNLHEAVMREPTDEHPEGTVLEELVRGYYLGDRVLRHAMVKVAAPKEDTPSTEEDQSSQAFS, from the coding sequence ATGATGGATGAAAATAAACAGATAAACAATACTAGCCAGCAATTGGGTGAACCAACAGAGGTAAAGCAAGCAATGAAGAGTGACTTCCCAGCCCAAATTAATTTCAATGAATCTGGTAGCGAGGTGACAGAGCAAGTGTCAGCCCAAACTAATGTATCGGGAGATGCAGCTACTTTCAATCCAGAAACTGGTGTTGCTGCAACCGAGAACACTGGAGTGGAAACGGCAGCTTTGGCAGAACTGACTCAACAAATTGAGTCTCTCAAAACACAGCTAGAAGAGCGTAGTACTCAATATATGCGGATTGCTGCTGATTTTGAGAATTACCGGAAACGCACTAGCAAAGAAAAAGAAGAGCTAGAGACGCAGATGAAGCGGAACACGATTCTAGAATTGCTGCCAGTGGTCGATAATTTTGAGCGGGCGCGATCGCACCTCAAACCACAATCTGATGGCGAAATGACCATGCACAAAAGCTACCAAGGCGTTTACAAACAATTAGTAGATAGCCTCAAGCGGTTGGGTGTGTCACCAATGCGTCCTGAAGGTCAAGAATTCGATCCTAACCTGCACGAAGCAGTAATGCGGGAACCTACGGATGAACATCCTGAAGGAACAGTGTTAGAAGAGTTAGTGCGCGGATATTACTTGGGCGATCGCGTGCTACGCCATGCAATGGTCAAAGTAGCTGCTCCAAAGGAAGATACACCTTCTACGGAGGAAGATCAGTCGAGTCAAGCCTTCAGTTAA
- a CDS encoding DUF1257 domain-containing protein, with product MSHFSQIKTQIRNLDSLKDALTELGVDWKPGPREVRGYRGQTHPAEVSIEQENGYDIGFRWNGKEYELVADLQYWQQDLSVDGFLRQVTQRYAYQTVVKETARVGFQVSEQQKNEDGSIRLVVQRWSA from the coding sequence ATGTCACACTTTAGCCAAATTAAGACTCAAATCCGTAACCTTGATTCTTTGAAAGATGCTTTGACCGAATTGGGCGTAGACTGGAAACCCGGCCCACGCGAAGTCCGTGGCTATCGCGGTCAAACCCATCCTGCGGAAGTTAGTATTGAGCAGGAAAATGGCTATGACATCGGCTTTAGATGGAATGGCAAGGAATATGAATTAGTAGCTGATTTGCAATATTGGCAGCAAGACCTTTCTGTCGATGGATTTTTGCGCCAGGTAACGCAGCGATATGCTTACCAAACAGTTGTGAAAGAAACCGCTCGTGTTGGTTTTCAAGTCTCTGAACAACAAAAAAATGAAGATGGTTCCATTCGTCTGGTAGTACAACGCTGGAGTGCGTAA
- a CDS encoding type IV pilus twitching motility protein PilT, whose amino-acid sequence MEMMIEDLMEQLIELGGSDMHLSAGLPPYFRISGKLTPIGEHVLTADQCQRLIFSMLNNTQRKTLEQNWELDCSYGVKGLARFRVNVYKERGSYAACLRALSSKIPNFEKLGLPDIVREMTDKPRGLILVTGPTGSGKTTTLAAMIDLINRTKAEHILTVEDPIEFVYEPIKSLVHQRQLGEDTKSFANALKAALREDPDIVLVGEMRDLETISLAISAAETGHLVFGTLHTSSAAQTVDRIIDVFPHERQTQVRVQLSNSLVAVFSQTLVSKKNPKPGEYGRVMAQEILIVTPAISNLIREGKTSQIYSAIQTGGKLGMQTLEKVLADFYKSGTISFEAAMSKTSKPDEIQRLIGNSTPQAAAGAKPGAAAKVH is encoded by the coding sequence ATGGAAATGATGATTGAAGATTTGATGGAACAGTTGATTGAACTGGGTGGCTCGGATATGCATTTATCCGCAGGTTTGCCTCCCTACTTCCGCATCAGTGGCAAACTCACTCCCATCGGTGAGCATGTATTGACAGCCGATCAATGTCAAAGGCTGATTTTTAGTATGCTCAACAACACCCAGCGTAAAACCTTAGAGCAAAACTGGGAACTGGATTGTTCTTATGGGGTTAAAGGTTTAGCACGTTTTCGGGTCAATGTTTATAAAGAACGTGGTTCTTATGCTGCTTGCTTACGGGCATTAAGTTCTAAGATTCCTAACTTTGAAAAATTAGGTCTGCCAGATATCGTAAGGGAAATGACAGATAAGCCCAGAGGACTAATTCTGGTGACAGGCCCTACAGGTTCCGGTAAGACAACTACCCTAGCGGCGATGATCGACTTGATTAACCGCACTAAAGCAGAGCATATTTTAACGGTGGAAGACCCAATTGAATTTGTCTACGAACCAATTAAAAGTTTAGTTCACCAACGACAACTGGGTGAAGATACTAAGAGCTTTGCTAATGCTTTGAAAGCAGCTTTGCGGGAAGATCCAGATATTGTTCTGGTGGGAGAAATGCGCGATTTGGAAACGATTTCTTTGGCGATTTCCGCAGCAGAAACAGGACACTTGGTATTCGGTACTCTCCACACCAGTTCTGCCGCCCAGACAGTTGACCGGATTATCGACGTTTTCCCCCATGAAAGACAAACCCAGGTGCGGGTACAGTTATCTAACTCGTTAGTGGCAGTATTTAGCCAAACCTTGGTGTCCAAGAAAAACCCTAAACCTGGTGAATATGGTCGGGTGATGGCTCAAGAAATTCTGATTGTCACTCCTGCTATTTCCAACTTGATTCGAGAAGGCAAAACATCTCAAATTTACTCAGCTATTCAAACTGGCGGAAAATTGGGGATGCAAACTCTGGAGAAAGTTTTAGCTGATTTTTACAAATCAGGAACGATTTCCTTTGAAGCCGCGATGTCTAAAACTTCTAAGCCAGATGAAATCCAACGTCTCATTGGGAATTCTACACCGCAAGCAGCCGCAGGTGCAAAACCCGGTGCAGCGGCCAAAGTGCATTAA
- the dnaJ gene encoding molecular chaperone DnaJ, which produces MARDYYEILGVSRDTDKEELKQAYRRLARKYHPDVNKEPGAEDRFKEINRAYEVLSEPETRARYDRFGPEGVSGAGAGFQDVGDMGGFADIFESIFSGFAGGMGSPTQQRRRSGPARGDDLRLDLKLDFREAVFGGEKEIRISHLENCEVCSGSGAKPGTRPRTCSTCSGSGQVRRVTRTPFGSFTQVSTCPTCNGTGMVIEDKCDACDGKGANQVTKKLKITIPAGVDNGTRLRISSEGDAGQRSGPPGDLYVYLFVNEDEEFQRDGINILSEIKISYLQAILGCRLEVDTVDGPVELIIPAGTQPNTVMKLENRGVPRLGNPVSRGDHMLNVLIDIPNKVTPEERELLEKLAKIKGDRTGKGGLEGFLGNLFK; this is translated from the coding sequence ATGGCCCGCGACTATTATGAAATCCTGGGTGTCTCTCGTGACACCGACAAAGAAGAACTCAAGCAAGCTTATCGCCGTTTAGCCCGGAAGTATCACCCAGATGTGAACAAAGAGCCGGGGGCGGAGGATCGCTTTAAAGAAATTAACCGCGCTTATGAGGTACTCTCGGAACCAGAAACCCGCGCTCGTTACGATCGCTTTGGGCCAGAGGGTGTGTCAGGTGCTGGCGCTGGCTTCCAAGATGTCGGCGATATGGGTGGTTTTGCCGATATTTTTGAAAGCATTTTTAGTGGCTTTGCTGGCGGTATGGGTAGTCCCACGCAACAAAGACGGCGCAGTGGGCCTGCGAGGGGCGATGATCTGCGACTAGACCTGAAGTTAGACTTTCGGGAAGCGGTATTTGGTGGCGAAAAAGAAATTCGTATTTCACATTTAGAAAATTGTGAAGTCTGTAGCGGTTCTGGTGCTAAACCTGGAACCCGCCCCCGGACTTGTTCGACTTGTAGCGGATCGGGTCAAGTTCGCCGTGTCACGAGAACACCCTTTGGCAGTTTCACTCAAGTCTCGACTTGTCCCACCTGTAATGGGACAGGGATGGTAATCGAAGACAAGTGTGATGCCTGTGATGGGAAGGGCGCAAATCAAGTCACCAAGAAACTCAAAATTACCATTCCGGCTGGGGTGGATAATGGCACTCGCTTGCGGATTTCTAGTGAAGGAGATGCCGGTCAACGTAGTGGTCCTCCTGGAGATTTGTACGTTTACTTGTTCGTAAATGAGGACGAAGAATTCCAACGGGATGGCATTAATATTCTCTCGGAAATCAAAATTAGCTACCTGCAAGCGATTTTAGGTTGCCGATTAGAGGTAGATACGGTAGATGGCCCTGTAGAATTGATTATTCCAGCCGGAACTCAGCCGAATACGGTGATGAAGTTGGAAAATCGCGGCGTACCTCGCTTAGGTAATCCAGTCAGTCGTGGGGATCACATGCTAAACGTATTAATTGATATTCCCAACAAAGTCACCCCAGAGGAGAGGGAACTATTGGAGAAGCTAGCTAAAATTAAGGGCGATCGCACTGGTAAAGGTGGTCTAGAAGGATTCTTGGGAAATTTATTTAAGTGA
- the dnaK gene encoding molecular chaperone DnaK: protein MGKVIGIDLGTTNSCVAVLEGGQPLVISNSEGGRTTPSIVGFGKSGDRLVGQLAKRQAVTNAENTIYSIKRFIGRRWEDTDIERDRVPYNCVKGRDDTVDVQIRSKNYTPQELSAMILQKLKQDAENFLGEEVTQAVITVPAYFTDAQRQATKDAGTIAGLEVLRIINEPTAAALAFGLEKQDQEQLILVFDLGGGTFDVSILQLGDGVFEVKATCGNNHLGGDDFDNAIVRWMMERFQQDEKIDLSKDKMALQRLREAAEKAKIELSSMVNTSINLPFITADETGPKHLEMELSRSKFEELAGQLIEATIEPMIQALKDAELKPSAIDRIILVGGSTRIPAVQNALIKFFNGKAPDRSINPDEAVALGAAIQAGVLGGEVDNLLLLDVTPLSLGIETLGEVFTKIIERNTTIPTSKSQIFSTAVDGQTSVEIHILQGERAMSRDNKSLGKFLLAGIPPSPRGVPQIEVSFEIDVNGILKVSAQDKGTGREQSIRITNTGGLSTNEVERMRQEAELFSEEDRRRKELVEFKNQADNLLFSYESTIKDNSNFIGEQMKTLASEKALQLQAAMIDSAISTVEFKQRLDDFQQTLFAIGADVYNRANSQTDEIEEASASLFTPEVDSPMNGTLIPQFNFDFDEESTTQVDYEAID from the coding sequence ATGGGAAAAGTTATTGGAATCGATTTAGGCACTACCAACAGTTGCGTCGCAGTTTTGGAGGGCGGTCAACCACTGGTGATCTCCAATTCTGAAGGTGGACGAACTACTCCAAGTATTGTGGGATTTGGGAAGAGTGGCGATCGCTTGGTTGGTCAATTGGCAAAGCGCCAAGCCGTAACCAATGCGGAAAACACAATTTACAGTATTAAACGATTTATCGGACGACGTTGGGAAGACACTGACATAGAACGCGATCGCGTCCCCTACAACTGTGTCAAAGGTCGAGATGATACCGTCGATGTTCAAATTCGCTCAAAAAACTACACGCCACAAGAACTATCCGCCATGATCCTGCAAAAGCTGAAGCAGGATGCGGAAAACTTCTTGGGTGAAGAAGTCACGCAAGCAGTGATCACGGTACCCGCATATTTTACGGATGCTCAAAGACAAGCCACTAAAGATGCTGGCACAATTGCCGGATTAGAAGTCCTGCGAATCATCAATGAACCAACAGCTGCGGCTTTAGCTTTCGGATTGGAAAAGCAAGACCAAGAGCAGCTAATTTTAGTATTCGACTTGGGAGGCGGGACTTTCGACGTATCGATCCTGCAACTTGGGGATGGCGTTTTTGAAGTTAAGGCAACTTGTGGTAACAACCATTTGGGTGGAGACGACTTTGATAATGCGATCGTGCGTTGGATGATGGAACGCTTTCAGCAAGACGAGAAAATCGACCTTTCCAAAGATAAGATGGCATTGCAACGCCTACGGGAAGCAGCAGAAAAGGCAAAAATTGAACTCTCCAGCATGGTAAATACCTCCATCAACTTGCCGTTTATCACGGCTGATGAAACCGGTCCAAAGCATCTGGAAATGGAACTCAGTCGCTCTAAATTTGAAGAGCTTGCAGGACAATTAATTGAAGCGACCATCGAACCAATGATCCAAGCACTCAAAGATGCGGAGCTCAAACCATCAGCCATAGATCGGATTATTTTAGTAGGTGGTTCTACCCGAATTCCCGCAGTCCAAAACGCGCTGATTAAATTTTTCAACGGCAAAGCTCCTGATCGCTCTATCAACCCTGACGAAGCGGTAGCATTGGGAGCAGCTATCCAAGCAGGAGTCTTGGGTGGGGAAGTCGATAATCTTTTACTATTGGATGTCACCCCCCTGTCTTTAGGGATTGAAACCTTGGGTGAAGTATTCACCAAAATTATTGAACGCAACACCACAATTCCTACTAGTAAGTCACAAATTTTTTCCACAGCAGTTGATGGGCAAACCTCGGTAGAAATTCACATTCTCCAAGGTGAACGGGCAATGTCACGGGATAACAAGAGTCTTGGCAAGTTTCTGCTAGCAGGAATTCCGCCATCGCCCCGTGGTGTGCCGCAAATTGAAGTATCTTTTGAAATTGATGTCAACGGCATCCTGAAGGTTTCTGCCCAAGACAAAGGCACAGGTAGAGAACAGAGTATCAGGATTACCAATACAGGTGGCTTGAGTACTAACGAAGTTGAACGGATGCGCCAAGAGGCCGAACTATTTTCTGAAGAAGATAGAAGACGTAAAGAACTGGTTGAATTCAAAAACCAAGCAGATAATCTGTTGTTTAGTTACGAATCTACGATTAAGGATAATAGCAACTTTATCGGCGAGCAGATGAAGACTTTGGCTAGTGAAAAAGCTTTACAACTCCAAGCTGCAATGATTGACTCCGCTATCTCGACTGTGGAGTTTAAGCAGCGCTTAGACGACTTCCAACAAACACTGTTTGCAATTGGTGCTGATGTCTATAACCGAGCTAACAGCCAAACAGATGAGATTGAGGAGGCTTCAGCTAGTCTTTTTACCCCAGAAGTAGACTCACCAATGAACGGTACACTAATACCACAATTCAACTTTGATTTTGACGAAGAAAGTACTACACAGGTTGATTATGAGGCGATAGATTAG
- a CDS encoding type II secretion system F family protein has product MPNFVARVRDSQGKSRTEKIVAESLVQARTNLRDQGFVIQELKQSQGFQPDIALKKFQNSLVKVSVKDKAVFSRQFAVLMNAGVAIVRSLGVLSEQCSNTKLKQALIEISNDVQSGMNLSESMRKHPDCFDGLYVSMIQAGEVGGVLDEVLNRLAKLLEDVARLQNQIKSALSYPTVVGFIAVSIFLGMTIFLIPVFAKIFTEIGTELPPLTQFLMDTSLFLRSPKVFVLLGILVGGKVAFTQYGKTPVGRITIDRLSLKMPLFGDLIQKSSVARFSRTFGSLTRSGVPILTCLEIVRDTSGNQVIANAIDAARMEIQQGGMISLALQRDSVFPAMAIQMISIGEETGELDAMLMKVADFYEDEVEQAVKAMTSILEPVMIVVLGGMVGTILLAMYLPMFKVFEKLG; this is encoded by the coding sequence ATGCCAAACTTCGTTGCCCGTGTTCGTGATTCTCAAGGAAAATCTCGAACAGAAAAAATTGTTGCCGAATCCTTAGTACAAGCTCGTACTAATCTGAGAGATCAAGGTTTTGTCATCCAAGAACTCAAGCAATCTCAAGGATTTCAACCAGATATTGCCCTAAAAAAATTCCAGAATTCCTTAGTTAAGGTTTCTGTGAAAGACAAAGCCGTTTTTTCCCGTCAATTTGCCGTTTTGATGAATGCGGGTGTTGCGATAGTTAGAAGTTTAGGGGTACTTTCCGAACAGTGTAGTAATACTAAACTCAAACAAGCCCTGATTGAGATTAGCAACGATGTTCAAAGCGGAATGAATCTTTCAGAGTCAATGCGAAAGCATCCTGACTGTTTTGATGGATTATATGTGAGTATGATTCAAGCTGGTGAAGTTGGTGGTGTTCTAGACGAAGTATTAAATCGTTTAGCCAAGTTGTTAGAGGATGTTGCTCGTCTACAAAACCAAATTAAATCAGCATTGTCTTATCCAACTGTTGTGGGTTTTATAGCAGTTTCCATCTTTCTCGGTATGACCATTTTTCTTATTCCCGTTTTTGCAAAGATTTTTACAGAAATTGGAACTGAATTACCACCTCTAACCCAATTTTTGATGGACACTAGTCTATTTCTCAGAAGTCCGAAGGTTTTCGTGCTTCTCGGTATTCTTGTAGGAGGGAAAGTTGCTTTTACACAATACGGTAAAACTCCTGTTGGCCGCATAACAATTGATCGTCTTTCCCTCAAAATGCCGTTGTTTGGTGACTTAATTCAAAAATCTTCGGTTGCCCGCTTTAGCCGGACTTTTGGTTCTTTGACTCGTTCAGGTGTGCCAATTTTAACTTGCTTAGAAATTGTCAGAGATACATCAGGAAATCAGGTAATTGCCAATGCCATAGACGCAGCCCGTATGGAGATTCAACAAGGAGGTATGATTAGCCTTGCTTTACAAAGAGATAGTGTTTTTCCGGCTATGGCAATTCAAATGATTAGTATTGGAGAAGAAACTGGAGAATTAGATGCAATGTTGATGAAGGTTGCCGATTTCTATGAAGATGAAGTCGAGCAGGCAGTAAAAGCAATGACTAGTATTTTAGAACCAGTGATGATTGTAGTTCTAGGGGGGATGGTTGGAACCATTTTGCTAGCAATGTATTTGCCTATGTTTAAGGTCTTTGAAAAGCTAGGATAG
- a CDS encoding saccharopine dehydrogenase-like oxidoreductase has translation MSTANILSAIRIGVLGFGGLGQAAAKVLAAKQEMVLVAVADQKGYAYAAEGLNTQQCIATYQSQGSVGYLEPVGTLTNQSIQDVIAIAQPVDGYFLALPNLPNDFIPSVAKEFIKSGWRGVLVDAIKRTTAVEQLLAMKEELLAAGITYMTGCGATPGLLTAAAALAAQSYAEIHQVEITFGVGIANWEAYRATVREDIGHIPGYTVETARAMTDAEVEALLDKTNGVLTLKNMEHADDVMLEVAGIVGRDRVTVGGVVDTRNPKKPLSTNVKVTGRTFEGKISTHTFTLGDETSMAANVCGPAFGYLKAGKQLHQRGIYGIFTAAEIMPQFVR, from the coding sequence ATGAGTACAGCAAATATCTTGTCAGCGATACGTATAGGAGTACTAGGTTTCGGTGGACTCGGACAAGCCGCCGCCAAAGTACTTGCTGCTAAACAGGAAATGGTTTTAGTCGCAGTAGCAGATCAAAAAGGTTACGCTTATGCTGCTGAAGGTTTAAATACTCAACAATGCATTGCAACCTACCAGTCCCAAGGTTCTGTAGGTTATTTAGAACCAGTTGGTACATTAACAAATCAAAGTATTCAGGATGTAATTGCAATAGCTCAACCTGTGGATGGGTATTTTCTGGCTTTACCTAACCTACCAAATGATTTTATCCCCTCTGTAGCCAAGGAGTTTATCAAATCTGGTTGGCGTGGAGTGCTAGTGGATGCAATTAAGCGCACCACTGCCGTAGAACAATTACTGGCGATGAAAGAAGAACTCCTTGCAGCCGGAATTACCTATATGACAGGCTGCGGTGCTACACCCGGACTGTTAACCGCCGCCGCCGCATTAGCAGCCCAAAGCTACGCCGAAATTCATCAAGTCGAAATTACCTTTGGAGTAGGAATTGCCAACTGGGAAGCTTACCGAGCCACTGTGCGAGAAGACATTGGCCATATCCCTGGTTATACAGTGGAAACCGCTAGGGCGATGACTGACGCAGAAGTAGAAGCACTACTAGATAAAACTAATGGCGTGCTTACCTTGAAGAATATGGAACACGCTGATGATGTGATGCTAGAGGTAGCGGGAATAGTGGGGCGCGATCGCGTTACAGTTGGTGGTGTAGTTGATACTCGCAATCCGAAAAAGCCCCTCAGCACTAACGTTAAGGTAACAGGGCGCACTTTTGAAGGGAAGATTTCCACCCATACCTTTACTTTGGGAGATGAAACCAGCATGGCAGCTAATGTCTGCGGCCCTGCTTTTGGATATCTCAAAGCTGGTAAGCAATTGCACCAACGCGGCATCTATGGAATATTCACTGCTGCCGAAATTATGCCGCAGTTTGTTAGGTAA